From the Cannabis sativa cultivar Pink pepper isolate KNU-18-1 unplaced genomic scaffold, ASM2916894v1 Contig2, whole genome shotgun sequence genome, one window contains:
- the LOC133033016 gene encoding uncharacterized protein LOC133033016, whose amino-acid sequence MFISKLSRVGVWMVKELCRGKSRTLTSAGYTHRPSSHYLQTLSEAKVSRGAIFQKHRLFSSVNSGPSEEGSEPEEEISVTFVDKDGDEKLIKVPVGMSMLEAAHENDIELEGACEASLACSTCHVIVMDMEYYNKLEDPTDEENDMLDLAFGLTETSRLGCQVIAKPELDGVRLAIPSATRNFAVDGYVPKPH is encoded by the exons ATGTTCATTTCTAAACTTTCAAGAGTTGGTGTTTGGATGGTTAAAGAGCTTTGTAGAG GAAAATCTAGAACCCTAACTAGTGCTGGATATACACACAGACCTTCTAGCCATTACTTGCAAACACTG TCAGAAGCTAAGGTTTCAAGGGGAGCAATCTTTCAAAAGCATCGTCTTTTTTCTTCAGTAAATAGCGGTCCTTCGGAAGAAGGGAGTGAGCCGGAGGAAGA GATTTCTGTGACATTTGTTGATAAGGATGGTGATGAGAAGCTCATTAAAGTTCCAGTTGGAATGTCTATGCTAGAAGCTGCTCATGAAAATGACATTGAACTTGAAG GAGCTTGTGAAGCCTCACTTGCATGCTCAACATGTCATGTGATTGTTATG GATATGGAGTACTACAATAAATTAGAAGACCCAACTGATGAGGAGAATGACATGTTGGATCTAGCTTTTGGACTTACCGAAAC GTCTCGTCTGGGTTGTCAAGTAATTGCAAAACCTGAACTAGATGGAGTCCGGTTAGCTATTCCTAGCGCTACTCGGAACTTTGCTGTTGATGGGTATGTTCCAAAACCTCATTAG
- the LOC133033024 gene encoding chloroplastic import inner membrane translocase subunit HP30-2-like yields the protein MEQGKQGVMVAKLSPNQNPIEQLQVRYKLLETQFKTWLTKQSLPVEAAIVTITSAAQGAAIGAFMGTLTNDGGSPFPTPPQANLNPQAMASLKQAQALSGGPFVQARNFAVMTGVNAGISCVMKRLRGKEDVQSSMVAAFGSGAMFSLVSGMGGPNQIANAATSGLFFALVQGGLFQLGQKFSQPPVEDTYYSKTRSMLSNLGLQNYEKNFKKGLLSDTTLPLLTDSALRDVKIPPGPRLLILDHIQRDPEFKGKRGK from the exons ATGGAGCAAGGGAAGCAAGGAGTCATGGTGGCTAAATTGTCTCCTAATCAGAACCCAATAGAGCAATTACAAGTTCGGTATAAGCTTTTGGAGACTCAGTTCAAAACTTGGTTGACTAAGCAATCTTTGCCTGTTGAAGCTGCCATCGTTACTATCACTAGCGCCGCTCAAGGTGCTGCCATCGGTGCTTTTATGGGTACTTTAACCAACGATGGTGGCTCTCCTTTTCCTACTCCTCCTCAGGCTAATCTTAACCCTCAAGCCATGGCTTCACTTAAACAAGCTCAG GCTCTTTCTGGAGGCCCGTTTGTACAAGCTCGCAACTTTGCTGTAATGACTGGTGTAAATGCTGGCATATCATGTGTCATGAAAAGATTGAGGGGAAAGGAGGATGTTCAGTCCAG TATGGTAGCAGCGTTTGGTTCCGGAGCTATGTTTTCATTGGTAAGTGGCATGGGCGGTCCAAATCAGATAGCCAATGCAGCTACTTCAGGGCTTTTCTTTGCACTTGTTCAAGGTGGACTTTTCCAG TTGGGGCAAAAGTTTTCTCAACCGCCAGTGGAAGATACTTACTATTCCAAAACGAGAAGCATGTTGAGTAACCTCGGTCTCCAGAATTACGAGAAGAATTTCAAGAAAGGGTTATTATCAGACACCACGTTACCTCTTCTCACTGATAG CGCACTTAGAGACGTGAAGATCCCACCAGGACCACGACTACTCATTCTCGATCACATTCAAAG GGACCCGGAATTCAAGGGAAAACGTGGAAAATAG